In Paenibacillus sonchi, a single genomic region encodes these proteins:
- a CDS encoding ABC transporter ATP-binding protein translates to MSILSKKRIGSTPAIQIDGVHKKFGDYTVLNNLSLEVSRGEIFGFLGLNGAGKTTTIKMLLSMIKPTSGKLYMLGEKVDAGNYKLWSKVGYLEEATFYPDLTVTENLDIARRMQGLPDKDAVHQVIYKLGLEPHKKKKAKHLSLGNKQRLGLAKAMIHDPEILILDEPINGLDPAGVAEIRNMLYNLANNFGITVFISSHLLEELSKVSTRIGIIHSGQLVKEVAMDKLEQSLEKSLVVSGRNKPALKKVLEEHGYAFEDTPDGSIKLTNEHAADHPERLAELLVQSNQPPTSLRVITEDLEGYFLRTIGVNRGIKR, encoded by the coding sequence ATGAGTATTTTATCAAAGAAAAGAATCGGCAGCACGCCCGCTATACAAATTGACGGAGTGCACAAAAAATTTGGCGACTATACCGTATTAAACAATCTTTCGCTGGAGGTCAGCCGGGGAGAGATCTTTGGATTCCTGGGACTGAATGGCGCCGGGAAGACAACGACGATCAAGATGCTTCTGTCGATGATCAAGCCAACTTCCGGCAAGCTCTATATGTTAGGCGAAAAGGTCGATGCCGGAAACTATAAATTATGGAGCAAGGTTGGATATTTGGAGGAGGCTACTTTTTATCCTGATCTGACTGTAACGGAGAATCTTGACATCGCAAGACGCATGCAAGGGTTGCCGGACAAAGATGCCGTACATCAGGTGATCTATAAGCTGGGGCTTGAGCCGCACAAAAAGAAAAAAGCAAAACATCTCTCTTTGGGAAACAAGCAGCGCCTGGGACTTGCGAAAGCGATGATTCACGATCCGGAAATTCTAATCTTGGACGAGCCGATCAATGGCCTTGATCCCGCAGGCGTGGCGGAGATACGGAATATGTTATATAATCTGGCGAACAATTTCGGCATAACGGTTTTTATATCCAGCCATCTGTTAGAGGAGCTCTCGAAGGTGTCTACACGGATTGGAATTATTCACAGCGGCCAGCTGGTTAAAGAAGTCGCAATGGATAAGCTGGAGCAATCCTTAGAGAAAAGCCTGGTCGTGAGCGGCCGGAACAAACCTGCCTTGAAGAAGGTGCTGGAAGAGCATGGCTATGCCTTTGAGGATACCCCGGACGGCTCTATTAAACTAACCAATGAACATGCGGCAGATCATCCCGAACGGCTGGCCGAACTGCTCGTTCAAAGCAATCAGCCGCCAACGTCGCTCCGGGTAATTACGGAGGATCTGGAAGGATATTTTCTCCGCACCATCGGAGTCAACAGGGGGATTAAAAGATGA
- a CDS encoding LacI family DNA-binding transcriptional regulator, whose amino-acid sequence MIDFRRVLFYNGFINARLRKGGNMRSEDIAKLAGVSRSTVSRVINNYSNVPEETRAKVLKVIEQHQYEPNSFARALAGKKTDTIGLFAISMNEKENATRIYQNNYFAPFVDAVVDTANARGCYVLIHTVYSPDDFLKVKQAFLQKRIDGGIIVGTQKDIDIVREMVNLEFPLVLIDYDISEIMSEHLDRNHLAIVNSKDYEGTVEAIEYLISLGHEEIGMICGRMNTYSGRERYMAYEDTLKKHELALNESFVLQGDFLKETAYEEITKLLASGAALPTAFFSANDDMAISAMEAFSEHGISVPEDISIAGFDDVQLASRIHPKLTSVRLPIYEMSKAAVEKVIELCDSRQPTFSTISFPAKLVQRDSCQPPKI is encoded by the coding sequence GTGATTGATTTCCGGAGGGTTTTATTTTACAATGGGTTCATAAACGCGCGTTTACGTAAAGGGGGCAATATGCGCAGCGAAGATATAGCAAAACTCGCCGGGGTATCCCGAAGCACGGTTTCCCGCGTGATCAACAACTATTCCAACGTCCCTGAAGAGACCCGGGCCAAGGTGCTGAAGGTGATTGAACAGCATCAGTACGAACCCAACAGCTTCGCCCGGGCTCTGGCCGGCAAGAAGACCGACACGATCGGGCTTTTCGCTATCAGCATGAATGAGAAAGAGAATGCGACCCGGATTTATCAGAACAATTACTTCGCGCCTTTCGTTGATGCCGTTGTCGACACTGCGAATGCCCGCGGCTGTTATGTGCTGATCCACACCGTATATTCTCCGGACGATTTCCTGAAGGTGAAGCAGGCCTTCCTGCAGAAACGGATTGACGGCGGCATTATCGTCGGCACCCAGAAGGATATTGATATCGTGCGGGAAATGGTCAATCTTGAATTTCCGCTTGTGCTGATCGATTACGACATTTCGGAGATTATGTCAGAACATCTGGACCGCAATCATCTGGCTATCGTGAATTCCAAGGACTATGAGGGCACCGTCGAAGCGATTGAGTACCTGATCAGCCTGGGCCATGAAGAAATTGGCATGATCTGCGGGCGCATGAATACGTACTCCGGACGGGAGCGCTACATGGCATACGAGGATACGCTGAAGAAGCATGAATTGGCGCTGAATGAGAGCTTCGTCCTGCAGGGTGATTTTCTCAAAGAGACCGCTTATGAAGAGATCACGAAGCTGCTGGCTTCCGGCGCTGCTCTGCCGACCGCCTTCTTCTCCGCCAACGATGACATGGCTATCTCTGCGATGGAAGCGTTCTCTGAACACGGAATATCCGTACCGGAGGACATCTCCATCGCCGGATTCGACGATGTGCAGCTGGCTTCACGCATTCATCCGAAGCTGACCTCCGTCCGTCTGCCGATTTATGAAATGTCCAAGGCCGCAGTCGAAAAAGTGATTGAGCTGTGCGATTCCCGCCAGCCGACCTTCAGTACCATCAGCTTCCCGGCCAAGCTTGTCCAGAGAGATTCCTGCCAGCCGCCGAAGATCTGA
- the ybaK gene encoding Cys-tRNA(Pro) deacylase, producing MQVTKTNAMRILDTRKIAYEIHMYDNENGQIHGTAVAEKVGLPPESVFKTLVAHSGANLYVFVIPVAEELDLKKAAKAAGEKKVEMLPVKDLLKWTGYVRGGCSPVGMKKLYPTFIDSSAGALATMAVSGGKIGLQMELAPEQLAGVVHAGFCELVKLKES from the coding sequence ATGCAAGTTACCAAAACCAATGCGATGCGGATTCTGGATACCCGGAAAATCGCTTACGAGATCCATATGTATGACAATGAGAACGGCCAGATTCATGGAACAGCGGTAGCTGAGAAAGTGGGGCTGCCGCCGGAATCGGTTTTTAAGACGCTTGTTGCGCATAGCGGGGCGAACCTGTATGTGTTTGTCATCCCGGTGGCCGAAGAGCTGGATTTGAAAAAAGCCGCCAAGGCGGCGGGAGAGAAGAAGGTCGAGATGCTTCCGGTGAAGGATCTGCTGAAATGGACCGGCTACGTGCGCGGCGGCTGTTCTCCTGTAGGAATGAAGAAGCTGTATCCTACCTTTATTGACAGCAGTGCCGGGGCACTCGCAACAATGGCTGTCAGCGGCGGCAAGATTGGCCTACAGATGGAGCTGGCACCGGAGCAGCTTGCCGGGGTTGTGCATGCCGGGTTCTGCGAGCTGGTTAAATTGAAAGAATCCTGA
- a CDS encoding ABC transporter substrate-binding protein, translated as MIKWVRRFIWTAVLILALTALAACGTDNNAADNGVVQSANTGADAAVSSMPADAVSSTPAEAPTRTVAGEFGDVEIPVNPQRIAGIYVEDYLKALGITPVVQWYHPSWGKQDYLNLDVPEFDVSGSIEALLEKDPDLIILDGGADAAKVEQYSKIAPTYRLPERVLQDSRQMLTAIADALGVPEKAEVALAEYDQKVADGKAKLQQALGQEKVAVIRLNVADKTFALFGVKNRYTGVIYDQFGLTPIPMAAEMTDYQAIISEEVIPELEADHIIVFPDHGGWDTAENQEAIQVLGGPLWKNLPAVKKGNIYKMERSHWQSGAITANSMKLDDLLEAMVK; from the coding sequence ATGATAAAATGGGTTAGAAGATTTATCTGGACAGCCGTACTTATTCTGGCATTGACCGCGCTTGCGGCGTGTGGAACCGATAACAATGCTGCGGACAACGGTGTCGTACAATCAGCAAATACGGGGGCGGATGCCGCAGTAAGCAGCATGCCAGCCGATGCAGTCAGCAGCACACCTGCCGAAGCCCCAACACGGACTGTTGCCGGTGAATTCGGGGATGTAGAGATTCCTGTAAACCCTCAGCGGATAGCAGGGATTTATGTGGAGGATTATCTGAAAGCGCTCGGGATTACTCCGGTCGTTCAATGGTATCATCCAAGCTGGGGCAAGCAGGATTATCTGAACCTGGATGTGCCTGAATTCGATGTTTCCGGGAGTATAGAGGCATTGCTGGAAAAAGATCCGGATCTGATTATTCTCGACGGCGGCGCGGATGCTGCCAAAGTTGAACAATACTCCAAGATCGCACCGACCTATCGCCTGCCGGAGCGGGTGCTGCAGGACTCCAGGCAGATGCTTACAGCCATTGCAGACGCTTTGGGCGTTCCTGAGAAGGCAGAAGTTGCGCTCGCGGAATACGACCAGAAGGTGGCAGATGGAAAAGCCAAGCTGCAGCAGGCGCTGGGACAAGAAAAGGTGGCGGTCATCCGGCTGAATGTTGCGGACAAAACCTTCGCTTTATTCGGTGTCAAAAACCGTTATACCGGTGTGATTTATGATCAATTCGGGTTGACTCCAATCCCGATGGCTGCCGAGATGACAGATTATCAGGCGATTATATCGGAAGAGGTGATTCCTGAGCTGGAAGCGGACCATATTATTGTATTCCCTGATCATGGAGGCTGGGATACGGCGGAGAATCAGGAAGCGATTCAAGTCCTGGGTGGTCCGCTGTGGAAGAACCTGCCTGCGGTGAAGAAGGGAAATATTTATAAAATGGAACGTTCGCACTGGCAGTCCGGCGCCATTACAGCCAATTCGATGAAGCTTGATGATCTGCTGGAGGCAATGGTGAAATAA
- a CDS encoding YolD-like family protein, translating to MAKAKVAKRPTRDEFVLEEIGNQLTEAMQEASEILLTVWGKEEQVRGTIVGMDPRTGKVHVSRGEELIKVPFMDIMAMDYPRD from the coding sequence GTGGCAAAAGCGAAAGTGGCCAAACGGCCGACAAGAGATGAATTTGTGCTGGAGGAAATCGGCAATCAATTAACAGAAGCGATGCAGGAGGCTTCCGAGATTTTATTGACGGTCTGGGGCAAAGAGGAGCAGGTACGGGGGACGATCGTCGGCATGGACCCGCGTACCGGCAAGGTGCATGTGAGCCGGGGCGAGGAGCTCATCAAGGTTCCTTTTATGGACATCATGGCCATGGATTACCCGAGAGATTAA
- a CDS encoding ABC transporter permease, with protein MNILSVLHCEIRKIIRSNVFWIMFLVLGFGPVMMGVGNVLSSDAGGVQWEAYLTGLLDTLAPLGLIGYTFVAAWVFGREFSDRTIKDLLAKPISRAKIVLSKFLVILAWCLLLSIYMFAVGLAVGALLGAQGGSAAFIWSLFIKFLITSLLYIFVTAPSILLANVTKGYLAPLGLILIIVILSNVLASFGFAPISHGPSRRYFKAPVLYS; from the coding sequence ATGAATATTCTATCTGTGTTACATTGTGAGATTCGCAAGATTATCCGCTCCAATGTGTTCTGGATCATGTTTTTGGTTTTAGGCTTCGGGCCCGTCATGATGGGCGTCGGAAATGTATTATCCAGTGACGCCGGCGGTGTACAGTGGGAAGCGTATTTAACCGGATTGCTGGATACGCTTGCCCCGCTGGGACTGATCGGATACACCTTTGTTGCGGCATGGGTATTCGGACGGGAGTTTTCGGATAGAACCATCAAAGATTTACTGGCCAAGCCCATTTCCAGAGCGAAAATTGTATTGTCCAAATTCCTTGTCATTTTAGCATGGTGCCTGTTACTTTCCATCTATATGTTTGCCGTAGGTCTTGCCGTAGGAGCCCTTCTGGGCGCCCAAGGCGGGTCCGCCGCTTTCATTTGGAGCTTGTTCATTAAGTTCCTGATCACCTCGCTGTTGTACATTTTTGTGACCGCACCAAGCATTCTTTTGGCTAATGTGACCAAGGGCTACCTGGCACCCCTGGGGCTCATCCTGATCATCGTCATTCTTTCCAATGTGTTGGCTTCTTTTGGATTTGCCCCTATTTCCCATGGACCATCCCGTCGGTATTTCAAAGCACCGGTTCTCTACAGCTGA
- a CDS encoding helix-turn-helix domain-containing protein: MLQDPDITNNKKLFYSLISIEEVTQALTENSPISLVRDFTLIIVSEGQGWIEADERRFPVDKGAGFLFDAGAIHRIQAGEKGLCFYRIAFEIIGSGNSGHSWKESLSVNGMLCPGPVSCRPYSQCALLLEAICHSRRSPEEIEGFAGHIRFQELLLLIMRANAAVLKTRDEYEAVQRSIRYMQQHFSEAVTVNQLAEVAGVGRVRYTRIFKEMTGRIPLEYLNGLRIERAQQQLLLTDDRLHDIALTVGYSNEYYFNRRFKGSVGVTPGQYRSLHQEGLRVFAPFLEDYLLALGIVPVAQFSHPQWGKQEYLSLEQVPTFDISTGDWDDLSRFMPELIMLDDGFQRWHLEECRRIAPLLRLPFHQEDWRATLRSAAAIFGRTERVQEVIRNYEHRAKRARQQLSRSVKDRSVAFLRLSSCGITLYGCGELGYTGGVLHHDLGLQPHPLVRELTRGQKRANLTAEELSHLNADHLSITFDRQEGEGRELLDTSLWKRLPAVRSGCIYEVDFMAW, encoded by the coding sequence ATGCTGCAAGACCCGGATATCACCAATAACAAAAAGCTGTTCTACAGCTTAATAAGTATAGAAGAAGTTACGCAAGCCCTTACCGAAAACAGTCCAATTTCATTGGTTCGGGATTTTACGCTGATCATTGTCTCAGAGGGGCAGGGCTGGATCGAAGCGGACGAAAGACGGTTTCCAGTGGACAAAGGGGCGGGATTCCTGTTTGATGCCGGGGCAATCCACCGGATTCAGGCAGGGGAGAAGGGGCTTTGCTTTTACCGGATTGCCTTTGAGATTATTGGCAGCGGGAACAGTGGGCATAGCTGGAAGGAGAGTCTGTCCGTGAACGGAATGCTCTGCCCGGGACCCGTTAGCTGCAGGCCTTACTCACAATGCGCATTGCTGCTCGAAGCCATCTGCCATAGCCGCAGGAGTCCGGAAGAGATCGAAGGGTTCGCGGGACATATCCGCTTTCAGGAACTGCTGCTGTTAATTATGCGTGCAAATGCCGCAGTACTGAAAACAAGGGATGAGTATGAGGCGGTACAGCGTTCTATCCGCTATATGCAGCAGCATTTTAGTGAGGCGGTTACGGTCAATCAGCTTGCGGAGGTTGCAGGCGTGGGCCGTGTCCGGTATACGCGGATTTTTAAAGAGATGACGGGGCGGATTCCCTTAGAGTATTTGAATGGACTGCGGATAGAACGGGCACAGCAGCAACTGCTTCTGACCGATGACCGTCTGCATGATATCGCATTAACTGTCGGCTACAGCAATGAATATTATTTCAATCGGCGTTTTAAGGGCTCGGTGGGAGTTACGCCCGGCCAATACCGGAGTCTCCACCAGGAAGGGCTGCGTGTATTCGCTCCTTTTCTGGAGGATTACCTGCTGGCGTTAGGGATTGTTCCGGTGGCTCAGTTCTCCCATCCCCAGTGGGGTAAACAGGAGTATCTCAGTCTTGAGCAGGTGCCGACATTCGATATTTCCACTGGAGACTGGGACGACCTCTCCCGCTTTATGCCCGAGCTGATTATGCTGGATGACGGTTTTCAGCGCTGGCATCTGGAGGAGTGCCGCAGGATTGCCCCGCTGCTCCGGCTCCCTTTTCATCAGGAAGACTGGCGGGCTACCCTGCGCTCTGCAGCAGCCATCTTCGGCAGGACGGAACGTGTGCAGGAGGTCATCCGCAATTATGAGCACCGGGCGAAGCGGGCCAGGCAACAGCTCAGCCGCAGCGTAAAGGACCGGAGCGTAGCCTTCCTGCGGCTCTCCTCTTGCGGAATCACGCTATATGGTTGTGGAGAGCTGGGATATACAGGAGGCGTATTGCATCATGATCTGGGGCTGCAGCCGCATCCGCTCGTCCGGGAACTCACCCGGGGCCAGAAGCGTGCGAACCTTACCGCTGAAGAGCTGTCACATCTTAATGCGGATCATTTGTCCATTACCTTTGACCGGCAGGAGGGTGAAGGGCGGGAACTGCTGGATACCTCACTCTGGAAGAGACTGCCGGCTGTACGCAGCGGATGCATATACGAGGTTGATTTTATGGCCTGGTGA
- a CDS encoding sensor histidine kinase, translating into MKLKIKLPLLFLLMLLILMFSIGLYLKFVFAVYSPIRTTLLDSRYIALLLPIFAIAGCIFFILIIYIHFRIEKPIRRLNTRLGEVNVVHPLPPLALKRKDEIGELYKHFNKMEHRLQLAHREQTDMIAAIAHDLKTPLTSINGFTELLATHKDLPETEKQEYYELIQRKSAYMVELLNDFSSFTKEKLELESMVAKPVKATELFEEIAFEYEYELAGLDIELTCRHSFTDSIRLMVNEPMIRRVFGNLFSNAVRYGGKHKLKVYMTGYLREHYAYFQMEDNGIGVPDKDMSSLFLKFFTVDQSRQIQKGGLGLGLASCKSIIEHHGGEIVAYSSEYGGLGIRFSLPLAVQR; encoded by the coding sequence ATGAAACTGAAAATAAAGCTTCCCCTATTATTCCTGCTGATGCTGCTAATTCTTATGTTTTCTATTGGTTTGTATTTAAAGTTTGTCTTTGCAGTATACTCTCCTATACGTACCACCTTGCTGGACTCACGATATATAGCCTTGCTGCTGCCCATATTCGCCATTGCTGGTTGCATATTTTTTATTCTGATCATCTATATTCATTTTCGCATAGAGAAGCCCATTCGGCGTCTGAATACCCGGCTGGGGGAAGTAAATGTGGTCCATCCCCTGCCTCCGCTGGCTTTGAAGCGTAAGGACGAGATCGGAGAACTTTATAAGCACTTCAATAAGATGGAGCATAGGCTTCAACTCGCCCACAGAGAACAAACCGATATGATTGCAGCCATCGCCCACGATTTGAAAACACCCCTGACCTCTATTAACGGTTTTACTGAACTGCTGGCTACACACAAGGATTTACCCGAAACTGAAAAGCAGGAATATTATGAATTGATTCAAAGGAAGTCAGCATATATGGTTGAACTCCTCAATGATTTCTCCAGCTTCACCAAAGAAAAACTGGAGCTCGAATCCATGGTGGCCAAACCTGTAAAGGCAACAGAATTATTCGAAGAAATTGCTTTTGAATATGAGTACGAGCTGGCTGGACTTGACATCGAACTGACCTGCCGCCATTCCTTCACGGACAGTATACGGCTAATGGTCAATGAACCGATGATCCGCCGGGTGTTCGGCAATCTCTTTAGCAATGCTGTAAGATATGGAGGAAAGCATAAGCTGAAGGTGTATATGACCGGATACCTGCGGGAACATTATGCCTATTTCCAAATGGAGGATAATGGAATTGGAGTGCCGGATAAGGATATGTCTTCTCTGTTCCTTAAATTTTTCACGGTAGATCAATCGCGGCAGATCCAAAAGGGCGGACTGGGGCTGGGGCTGGCAAGCTGTAAATCTATTATTGAACATCACGGGGGCGAAATTGTTGCCTACTCCTCCGAATATGGCGGTTTGGGGATCAGATTCAGCCTTCCCCTGGCGGTACAACGCTGA
- a CDS encoding YjcZ family sporulation protein → MSENIGGYGGGYGAFTSTGAILVLFILLVIISKTILL, encoded by the coding sequence ATGAGTGAAAATATTGGCGGATACGGCGGCGGATATGGCGCATTCACTTCTACCGGTGCTATTTTGGTTCTGTTCATTTTGCTGGTAATCATCTCCAAAACTATTTTGCTGTAA
- a CDS encoding response regulator transcription factor, which produces MPKTILVVDDDEEIVKLITKSLRYEQFAVITASSGREALSAVDDHHIDFIVLDIVMPDMNGLDVCRTIRSSYNVPILLLSARDQDIDKIVGLEIGADDYMTKPFSIQELASRIKAHFRKVDRLHKEWGELSPTKEKADAPLILNDKTFEAFLYSRKLDLSAKEFQILSILMRHPNQVLSREQIYENVWGDEYGEINTVTVHIKNIRKKLGPEHNFIKTIWGIGYKYTEREQ; this is translated from the coding sequence ATGCCAAAAACGATATTAGTAGTAGACGATGATGAAGAAATCGTGAAACTCATCACCAAGAGCTTAAGGTACGAGCAATTTGCCGTAATCACGGCAAGCTCCGGGAGAGAAGCCTTATCTGCCGTGGATGATCACCATATTGATTTCATTGTTCTGGATATAGTAATGCCTGATATGAATGGACTGGATGTCTGCAGAACTATCCGGTCCTCGTATAATGTTCCCATTCTGTTATTAAGTGCACGGGATCAGGATATTGATAAAATTGTCGGTCTTGAAATCGGCGCAGATGATTATATGACCAAACCTTTCAGTATTCAGGAGCTGGCCTCCAGGATAAAGGCTCATTTCCGGAAAGTGGACAGGCTGCATAAAGAGTGGGGCGAACTTAGTCCCACTAAAGAAAAGGCTGATGCTCCGCTCATTTTGAATGATAAAACGTTTGAAGCCTTCCTGTACAGCCGGAAGCTCGACTTATCCGCGAAGGAATTTCAAATTTTGTCTATCCTTATGCGTCACCCCAATCAGGTATTGAGCCGTGAACAGATCTATGAGAACGTTTGGGGAGACGAATACGGAGAGATCAATACCGTAACGGTTCATATCAAAAATATCCGCAAGAAACTGGGCCCTGAACATAACTTTATTAAAACCATTTGGGGCATAGGCTATAAATACACAGAAAGAGAGCAATAG
- a CDS encoding MarR family winged helix-turn-helix transcriptional regulator: MKEILREIGMIARALDSMSNIEFKEYDLTKGQYLYLVRICEHPGIIQEKLAEMIKVDRSTATRAIKKLEINGFIEKKEDKHNKKNKNLFPTEKGQHVYPFIKRENDHSNLVALKGFSESELETMFTLLQRVRKNVEKDWEFVKKGNKRIY, encoded by the coding sequence ATGAAGGAAATTCTTCGGGAAATCGGAATGATAGCAAGGGCACTGGATTCCATGAGCAATATAGAATTTAAAGAATATGACCTTACAAAAGGGCAGTATTTGTACCTTGTGCGAATATGTGAACATCCAGGAATCATCCAAGAAAAGTTAGCTGAGATGATAAAAGTAGACCGGTCAACAGCAACCCGTGCTATAAAAAAACTTGAAATTAACGGTTTTATTGAAAAAAAGGAAGACAAACATAACAAAAAAAATAAAAACCTCTTTCCAACAGAAAAAGGACAGCATGTTTATCCTTTTATAAAAAGAGAAAATGATCATTCCAATCTGGTTGCGCTAAAGGGATTTTCCGAAAGTGAATTAGAAACCATGTTCACCCTGCTTCAAAGAGTAAGAAAAAATGTAGAAAAAGACTGGGAATTTGTAAAAAAGGGAAACAAGAGAATTTATTGA
- a CDS encoding GNAT family N-acetyltransferase — MTIHIKTCFLKDSCQLQEVSYETFKETFKDQNSPENMKAYLERAFNLNQLEKELSNSFTQFFLIYSNHEAAGYLKVNTNEAQSEEMGNEALEIERIYIKHKFQKHGLGKVLLNKALEIAVERNKKKIWLGVWKKNENAIAFYKKMGFVQTGSHSFYMGDEEQIDIIMTKTLL, encoded by the coding sequence ATGACTATACACATAAAAACGTGTTTCCTAAAAGATTCATGCCAGCTTCAAGAAGTCAGTTATGAAACATTTAAGGAGACGTTTAAGGATCAGAATTCACCTGAAAATATGAAGGCCTATTTGGAAAGGGCATTTAACTTAAACCAATTAGAAAAAGAATTATCCAATAGTTTTACGCAATTCTTTTTGATTTATTCTAATCATGAAGCCGCTGGATATTTAAAGGTAAATACCAATGAAGCCCAGTCTGAAGAAATGGGTAATGAAGCGCTGGAAATCGAGAGGATCTATATAAAGCACAAATTTCAAAAACACGGGCTTGGTAAAGTTCTGCTAAATAAAGCCTTAGAAATTGCGGTGGAACGGAATAAAAAGAAAATCTGGCTGGGCGTATGGAAAAAAAATGAAAATGCGATTGCTTTTTATAAGAAAATGGGGTTTGTCCAAACGGGCAGCCACTCTTTTTATATGGGTGATGAAGAACAAATCGACATTATAATGACCAAAACACTCCTATAA
- a CDS encoding ArsR/SmtB family transcription factor: MLELGFGDPEKLVAVAHALSTRSRVDILHLLNSQNLNVIEIAEALKLPVSTVASNVKVLEAARLINTELLPASRGAMKVCSRNYDDIHIALNEEKSVRKGAVSVYEIEVPIGHYSDCDVSPTCGMADAEAMLVREDEPAGFYHPKHVGAQIIWFRKGYIEYLLPVEVPKGSRVESLEVSMEICSEAPNYDNNWPSDISVWINGVEIGMWTSPGDFGGRRGKLNPAWWWDSSTQYGLLKTWRVDRDKTTLDMEKVSDVSLSQLNLTQSPKIRLRIGVNPESVHQGGVNLFGRSFGDHPQEILMKLSFTSDEEDQNH, translated from the coding sequence GTGCTTGAACTAGGTTTTGGCGATCCGGAGAAGCTGGTGGCAGTGGCGCATGCATTGTCGACCCGTTCCCGGGTCGATATTCTCCATTTGCTGAATTCGCAAAATTTGAACGTAATTGAAATCGCAGAGGCGCTGAAGCTGCCTGTATCGACGGTGGCCAGCAATGTGAAGGTGCTGGAAGCGGCCCGGCTGATCAATACGGAGCTGCTGCCTGCTTCCCGCGGGGCGATGAAGGTATGCAGCCGCAATTACGATGATATACATATTGCCCTGAATGAGGAGAAGTCTGTACGCAAAGGGGCTGTGAGTGTCTATGAAATTGAGGTGCCGATCGGCCATTACAGCGATTGCGACGTATCGCCGACCTGCGGCATGGCTGATGCGGAAGCCATGCTGGTCCGCGAGGATGAACCGGCGGGCTTTTACCATCCTAAGCATGTAGGCGCGCAGATTATCTGGTTCCGCAAAGGATATATCGAATATTTGCTCCCGGTGGAAGTGCCAAAGGGCTCCAGAGTCGAATCGCTGGAGGTGTCGATGGAGATTTGCTCGGAAGCGCCTAATTACGACAACAACTGGCCGTCGGATATATCGGTGTGGATCAACGGGGTCGAGATAGGCATGTGGACAAGCCCCGGTGATTTCGGGGGCAGACGGGGCAAGCTGAATCCGGCCTGGTGGTGGGATTCCTCTACACAATACGGGCTGCTCAAGACATGGAGGGTCGACAGGGACAAGACAACACTCGATATGGAAAAAGTATCGGATGTAAGCCTGAGCCAGCTTAATCTGACCCAAAGCCCGAAGATCCGGCTGCGCATTGGCGTGAATCCGGAATCTGTTCATCAAGGCGGCGTCAATTTGTTCGGCCGGAGCTTCGGCGACCATCCCCAGGAAATTTTGATGAAGCTGAGCTTTACCAGTGACGAAGAAGATCAGAACCATTAG